gttctgataggataaggggaaatggtttcaaaataaaagggGGAGACTAaaactggatataaggaaaaagttttttactaTAACGATGGTGTGTCGCTGGGGTGGGTTTGCCAGAGACACGGTGGATGCCCGTGCCTGGAGATgtccaaggtcaggctggatggggatctgattgagctgtaggtgtccctgttcattgcagggctgttggactagatggcctttgaCAGTCCTTTTCAATTCACATgtctctatgattctaagtcaTTCCGTAACTGCCATGTTCAGGTTCCCTCATAATATCACTGGGGTGGGGTGTTGGAAAGTAGTGGTCAGTATGCAGACAGGCTCATAACATCATTCTTTGGTCCTTTTCTaggaatggagaaaataaatttctcagGAGGAGAACCATTTCTTCAGGACAGAGGTGAATTTGTAGGCCAGCTGGTCCAGTTCTGCAAGAAGGAGCTGAAGCTGCCAAGTGTCAGCATTGTGAGCAATGGTAGCCTGATCAGAGAACGATGGTTCAAGAAGTACGGTAAGAAAAGCTATCATGCAAAACAAGTGCTGGTGGGGTTTGAGAAACAGATTGGGGCAGCCTCCTGGAAGGATGCTAGGAAATGGCTTCTTAGTAGTTCATTTTCAAGTTTGATAGTAGGAAAGATTTTTTCTCAGACAGAGGGGTgaagtattggaacaggctgcccagggaggtgatgaattcactgttcctggaggtgctcaagaagtgtagagatgtggcactgcgGGACATGGCTACTGGGTGTGATGGGAACGTGTTGGggattggaccagatgatcttagtggttatttccaaccttaatgattctatgattacagtACCTTTGAACCAAGAGTAACTTACAGTGAAATATTGTTAATTACACATTCTGAACATATGCAGTCAGTTCTATTGCCTCACTGTTACAATGGCATAATAAAAGAATAACTCAGCCTGTCTCCATAATGCTAGAAGGGTGGTGTGCCTTCTGAAGATGACACTGCTGTGGTTTTTGTGGTTGATGCAGTGATTTCACAGAACTGTAGTTGGATGATGCTTGGCGATAGACCATGAGGAAATGATAGGCAGACTACAACAATTTcgaaatgaaaaaaaaaacatactgcTTATTGATTTTTGAAACTTGTTCTCAGGTGAATACTTAGACATTCTGGCAATTTCATGTGATAGTTTTAACGAGGAAGTCAACGTTTTGATTGGCCGTGGTCAAGGAAAGAAGAACCACGTGGAAAATCTGCATAAACTGAGGCAGTGGTGCCGAGATTATGCtgttgctttcaaaataaactcCGTGATCAACAGATTTAATGTTGAGGAAGATATGAATGAGCAGATCAAAGCACTCAACCCTGTGCGCTGGAAGGTAAGAAAACAGTGTGCATAGGTCACACTTCAGAGAAAACCAATGATGAAATGAGGTTCTGTAATTCTCTGGAAGTCTAATGGCCTCAGTCagagctccagctccagcttgGGGTGAGAATAGGGGACATCTTGTCAGTGCTGCATGCTGTTGAGATGGGTTGTCTCTCTTTCTGCACTTAAATGGAGCTCAGTATGTCAAGAATCTTCTCTGTTGTGATATTTACAGGAAATTACTATTTCACCATATGTAGATCTaattttttatgattttaaaaataagacagaaggattttattatttgaaaatgtgtCATGTTGTAGAGAAAATGAGGAGAAGGTAGTGTACAATGATATATAATTAGCAGCATAAAACTTTATACATTAATGTTCTGTTCGAGAGTATTAGTGGACAGTGTGTATATGATATAACAGTCTACTAGCACTGTATTAATAGATACATTATATTATCAGTTTAAATATGGGTAGAGATAATGTGACTTAGAAATAGGAGACAACTTGTCTAATAATTTCTTATTGTTCTGTGATACTGTAATTCTATTTGCTTTTATGGTCATCTGAAGCTAGCTAAACTTGCAGTTCCCAGTCAAGTTATAATAAAGAATACAGGTTGACTTGGTAGTCTGCATGCCACATAGCGCTTACCAGCATTTGTAATATAACTATCATAATCAAGTTTCAATCAGAAGTTTGTTCTTGGCCTTGATTATCAAAGCCCTCATTAAGACTAGAGCAGTTAAGATTTATGTGGAAATCTGGTCAAGAACCATGATTGTGTAATTGCATATACAACTGTGCAAtgttaattatttaataaatctTTTGTATAGCATTCACTTAATCACAGTTTCTACCAGTGTGACTCCACtgatagaaaaattaaaagatattgCTACCAAGACTATTGAAggtttttgaagtgttttgagGCTTATAAAGTCatgatgtgttttattttcaggtgTTCCAGTGCCTAATCATTGAAGGGGAAAACAGTGGGGAAGATGCTCTGAGAGAAGCAGATAAATTTGTTATCAGCGATGAAGACTTTGAGCAATTCCTGGAACGCCACAAAGATGTCCCCTGTTTGGTACCTGAATCTAATCAGAAGGTAAAACTAAGACTGTCTTttcataaatttattttgtggCTAGCTGGAAAGGTACTTGATAAGGTATCATGGTAATCAGCACTTTCTCTATCAATATTGAGTTAGAAGAGCTACGGTGAAAATCAGTCAACACATGGTTTTGTTACAGTGGAAaccaaagtattttattttctttaaggcTTCTTAATGAGGacaaaattattaattaaagGGTAAAAACTCACTGATCTCAGTCCTGCTGAGATTCCTGTCACAGTTGCATGACCCTCTGAATTATGGATATAAAAAGTATCAGTACAAAAAGGGTAGAAACTGAAATTTCCACAGTTGAGTTGTGAACTCTAAATACCTGTGGAACTGGATACGCCTCCCCTAGGAGTCTGATAAGGTTCAATATCAAAGTAAAGACAATTTGTACTCTTGGTTCTTCTTTCACTTATGAACGtaaatattttgggggggacAGTGGACAGACAAGTAGGAGACACCCAGGAAATGCCCATTTAGCCATGAAGTGTGTCGTATTTCTACTCTTGGCTTATTTCCTTGTGCAGACCTGAGAGCTTTTTGATCTGGGAGATTACCACTGGCATCTCTGTCTGCTGAGGTGATAATTAAACAGCCCTGCTTAAATAGTCATGTCATTTGTTTGGCAAATGACTTAATCATTCTAGAATGCAAAACTGTAATTTTTGCTGATGTTGAAATTATCTGCAAACTTGAACGTTATTTAGAGCACCCGAATACAGCTGAAAAGCCTCATTTGAATTTGACGTTTTAAGGTGTCATATTCAAATGATTTCTGATTTGTTCATGTGACAAGTCATAATAGTAATCCTGTGACTTACTCCTGTAAATTTGATCCAGATTAACTGAAATCCATGGGAAGTCCACTACTCTGGACTTGAATCAGACTTTAAAAGAATGATTTGTTTGTCTTGTCCTTGACTTTCATGAGAGtagaatttttgtttgtgtattaatattttatttttaatctattcTAGATGAGAGATTCATACCTCATTTTGGATGAATACGTAagtctttgttttattcttaataTTTGCATGCTAATATATGCTGATATGTACAACAGTGACAGCCAACTTAATTTTTTCTATGCATtccataaaataatttttactgtATAGTACAAGTGTAATTTCTTCCTCTCAGACACATCGAGAAATGAATAAAAGTGTGACATAAGGAGGAACTGCCATTGGCTTGCATGCATAATCTTGCAAATCTTAAAGTATACATATGTCATTGCTGCTTTCctgtaatttaaatatatagAGTTTGTCCTGAAAACTAAGTTTCAAAGAATATACTTATTTTACATATAGttaaagaaaagcatgaaatcTTCAGGATTTGGAGTAAGGCTTTGTTCCTGCTGCTATATGTCAATGTGTCTAACTGTGAGCCTCTGAGCCATCTGAGGACTGCAGCAATACCCTTTGTATTCTTACGCAGGCTGCTGTGGGGTTGCAATGCAAGTTCATTCTGCTTAATTCTGTagaaaaattaagcttttaCAAATTAACTTTCTAACTTATTTCATAATGGTTTTCCAGATGCGTTTTCTAAACTGTAGAAATGGACGGAAAGAGCCTTCCAAGTCTATCCTGGACATTGGTGTAGAAGCGGCAATAAAATTCAGTGGATTTGATGAAAAGATGTTCCTAAAACGAGGAGGAAAGTATGTGTGGAGTAAAGCAGACATGATTCTGGACTGGTAACTCTGTGCACTGAGTTGTGATGtgcattttctaaagaaaattgtGTATACGTGTGTACATTTATATAGctgtatatctatatatatagaATGCTGTTAACTACAATATGGTATACTATACAGGTTGATGTATAACTCGATACatgagtgattctatgattttatgattctatgaatgtgtTAAATGTTTTTAGGATGCAGATTTTGTTCTTACTTATTCATTGGTTGAATGTTACTGAGCAGCTACAGAGCTTTCATAGAAATATGAAGGACTTAACGGCAAACCATTAGGATGCTGTTACACAGTATCTTACACAGTATTAAGATAATAGATAAGTGTGGttgcaggaaacaaacaaacaaacccattATATAGAGTTGCGGTGGTTGATAAGTGCAAACTCATGAGGAAATATTCTTACGGAAAGGTTTTTGCAGTTCCTTACCAGCTCACAAGAGGGCCCACAGGCAACCTTTTGGAAATAGCCCACATCTTTCTCAGGCATAATAGAGGGTCAGAATGTTGTTATCATTCTATATACTCAACAGGagattgggattttttttaaagtaacaattttcatttttaaaatgttaaaggcatctgttgtttttctccttcctctccacaTATACGCGGCATTTGCAAAAATATTGGGAGATgtaattttctctgaaaatattgtttttagtCATGTgagaatattgttttttttcctaaaacacaaaaaggaattttatcCAATAACAAACAACTTCTTGATTTACATTGGCAATGACCTCAGTTCTGAGAAAAatttacagtggaaaaaatgtttgcattttattcATAACTTTGTTCATTCTCCTCTTATTTGCAAAagttgatttattatttttaacagccaCTTGCACACAGATTTGTTGGAGATCCTTTCTGAAATGAGTGAATAATATATAAGGCACTTCACACGTGTCTTCTCTTGAATACAGGCAGTGCTTCTTCCCatgctttttgttctgctaAGGCATGGATGTGCAAACAACAAGGCTCATATATCATGTACCCTTCTTTTAAAGGTTGCTGGCTCTTACCTGCTGGTTGCTAACTGGCAGATACTGAGTGAAACTCATGGAGTTTTGTGAAGGCTGTCTGTGATTTGAAAAGCTGGCAGCATCAATATATAATAGAAAATAGACAAACGAAAACATCCTGTGATAATTAAATGTGCTGCCTGTTTGCTTGGTTTTCTGATAAATTTACAGTGTTCTAATTACAGTTTTTCAAAGCTAATGGTCCCATCCTCCCCAGAGCTCTATATGGGGACCTGGGGGTAACCTTTGCACAAACAGCAGTGAGCAGGCACTGCTTGTTCTCCCTTCCCATTGCACTTTCTGCCCAGGCTGCCTCAAATGTCTGAATACTTTCAAACACTGGAAGCCAGCATGCATTAAACATATTTACAGTACaccttctttcccttttctgatTGTACTcgtatttttaaagacattttaaagagaaatgtctTGCATTTACCCAATGCACCTTCAGAACTGAAGGAGCTGGTTcttctaaagaacaaaaaggtACACCTCTGAAAACTgtgaaaatgtttcagtttacagttctttccatttctgtttttactgtCCTAACTGCATATGCACCGTCTCAATGGTGCTCTTTTGTCTTTTTGCATCTTGCCCTCACTTCCGAcgcacttctgtattttttttctcgtTATTAATACTCGGTGACATTTTAAATGTGGCCCACATGCATTAACCCCACAGTCTTTTGGCAGCTGTTCCGCTGACCTCTGCTTGAGTTTTGCCCGAGTGCCAACTACGGGCAGCTCAAATCCATGTGACTGCAGTGCTTGACTTCTTCTGTGCTCCCATTGCTCAGGCGTGAAGTCTGGCTTCTTCCTCAGCACCGACGCTGCATGATAGAAAAGgagcattttcctttgctgctggctcagccccagcccGAGGAAAGATTTagtgcatccctgtgccacTAAATCCACCCGCTTGCCGCTGCTGCAGAAAACGCCAGCTGTATCGCGGCGCGCAGATGTGTGGTGCACAAAACCCCATTCAGAGCCAGAAATCCTGCCATGCTTCCCTGAGTGTTCTGCTCTGTAAATGGCCATTGTTGTGCTCCAAGAGATcgctgagctgcaggaggaagctgCAAGATAAACAAAAGGAGCTGAGAATGTGAAAGCGCTGTGAATAGTTTGAACACTAAGGCATGGAGGATGGTTTTAATCACAAGGTTCTaagttatttcttaaaatgctcAGGATTCTGTGTTGCTTCTTGCAATACATAACTGGGAAAATggttctgctctgtgtgactctcatacttaaaaaaaaaaaaaaaagccacattgTTGTGTTCTCcattgaaaaatgaagaatttgcGTAACATGGTTTGACAGACAAACTTGAAATTTAATAAATAGCTATTGGGATGTTTATACGCAAAATTCATTTTTGgtatgaaatttaaaaaaaaaaagtaagttggCTGCTTCTTGATTAACCTagattattactattattacaCGTTGGATGAAAGATAGATTTGTGACTTTAATTCTGTGTTTGGTGCCAGGGGAGTAATATTGGGTTCAACAGGGCCTCTTCCAGGCTGCAGGATTACACATGCACATCAGAGAGTCAGGGTGCAAATttgtgtcctgcaaacacagatATGCCTAATTGCATTTTCAGGTGTAATCCCATAGCAGTGCAGCCACTGGGTCAGGCAGCACCTTACAGTGCAGTTTACCAGTGTTGTgcagctatttttaaaacttgttgAGATGAAAGTTGGGGAGAATTGGTTCAGTTTAAATTAGCAGGATTGTAACTTGAGTAGTGGGTAATATTGTCATGTAAGATACATTTTATGATGAACTCCTTTTCAATGTGAAAGAAGCTCAATGCGTTTGAATGTTGAGAAGAATTTTTGAATGATACTGCCACATAATTTGTGCTGAATGTTCTACATCAGTATGTTACACGTTGCAATAAAAGTTTTTACTTTCCTAAGTCTGCctgtcattgtttttttttattattgttttttatatAGCCCAGACCCACAATAGCTGAATAATGACTGCCTTCATGAGAGCTGTTGTTGTGGACAAGGCCTGTATTTAGCACCAGGCTCTGCCTGCACGATGCCAATGGCAGTGTTGGATGGAGAACAATGGTGGGGACTTGCCTGCCCACCTCTGCAGCTCGGttgctttcttttgtgcttCCCAGTTGCTTCACACATAAGCCaacagcaggaaagcagctgttggggtttgttgttggtggtgtttttttgttctgttttgtttgttttttttgtttttttgttttgttttggtgatgacggttttgtcttttttgctAAACAATGCTTGCAAAAGAGCACCTGCAAAACAGCCTCGTGGTTTCctgatgttttccttcttcctttcctggcAGCAAGGCTGGAAcccttctgccttcctttgtAAAACCCCTATTGTTTCTCTCCTACCGCCGAACGACCTGATTAGCCGCCGGGTCCGCAGCCACTGCCAAGGCAGGACAAAAGGAAGGAGAGCGGCGCGGCGCGGCACACCCGGCCTCTGCTCGGAGCAACGCGGCTGCCAAACNNNNNNNNNNNNNNNNNNNNNNNNNNNNNNNNNNNNNNNNNNNNNNNNNNNNNNNNNNNNNNNNNNNNNNNNNNNNNNNNNNNNNNNNNNNNNNNNNNNNatggtatcaacagaattttataaggagagagaatgtgaaattgatagtggatcggccttaccacaacgctgagatgagaagcgcaggcgagaagcgcaggcagagaagcgcaagcgaagcagcgcaggcagagaagcgcaagcgaagcagcgcaggcagagaagagagcatcaggtgaccttgccgggagttatatctcctcgttgaccgcaaagccccctggggaaacgtagctgctcttctcctctggacaggcacccggaacttgagcatcagcagtcaaacccccagtgcattgcatgatgttatgatgtggaacaccgataatgaaaaatcatgaaaccatgacaacatTTTGGAGGGTATTTGATatacaaggaaaacaaagacacttgttttctcttttaaaggaGCCGAGGATATCACAAAGAGGATTTAAAACCGGGAGTGGGAATCGGAATGGATGGATGGTTAGTTTGCTAGTCCACAGCCCTATGTCTACAAAATCATGCAGTCCCGGAGGTAGTTAGTTTGTAGTTGCACAGATGGTCATGGATGATAAGATTTGCCCCAGGCAGGAGAGCTGTTCTTGCTTATTCTACTGAAATGCAGCCTTAGATATCTGTAGCTaaattgctttgatttttttttttattgtaaacTCCTGAAGTTAAAAGGGTAAAGCTCAATTTATGAACAAGATGTCACAAGGCGAAGTATAAAATGCAAGCATCCCTTAACCTAACTTAAATACAAATTTCAGAACCgatttcatttgaaatacatttaactTGCAAGCTTACCAACCGCATCATTTCCCATACAGTTCAAATCAAAACTCAGCAGAACTTTCTCATTAATGCATCAAATAATGCAGATGTCCTTTTTTTGCCCCCTTTGAAGTGACATAtgcttcaatttatttttaatcttctaaGTGATGTTGTAAGTAAAGCCGCCCTGTGTAACATATGAAGTTACTATTTTCTTCATTGCTATGAATCTGGAGAACCCAGGCAGTAGTGGCTAAACCTAGATTGAATCAGGCTGCTTAACCTAAACGCTAAGGAATGAAAGCCAGCATCTAATTGTGAGGACATACACAAAGGCAAATGCAATGAATTTGCCCCTTGCACTAAGACACAGAATACACTAAACACTTAAAGCCTCACatctgcacttctcttttacaaGGCACATTTTCACTACCAGATGAAGCCTTTCAGCTGTAGCTGTATGGAACAACAGTGTCATCCAGTGGTTAGTTGGTTAACCACATTACTTTTATTCCCTCTAGATTTTCCAGTGCGCATCCCAAGCTTGCTGCATTGCTTGAGAGATGACAGCCT
This genomic stretch from Meleagris gallopavo isolate NT-WF06-2002-E0010 breed Aviagen turkey brand Nicholas breeding stock chromosome 2, Turkey_5.1, whole genome shotgun sequence harbors:
- the RSAD2 gene encoding radical S-adenosyl methionine domain-containing protein 2; protein product: MLLGVLGRLPLALARAVLAALRGRLSALCWELTPLVLPLFSWRRRSGCSPDTPAALREDKDETVPTPTSVNYHFTRQCNYKCGFCFHTAKTSFVLPLEEAKRGLAMLKEAGMEKINFSGGEPFLQDRGEFVGQLVQFCKKELKLPSVSIVSNGSLIRERWFKKYGEYLDILAISCDSFNEEVNVLIGRGQGKKNHVENLHKLRQWCRDYAVAFKINSVINRFNVEEDMNEQIKALNPVRWKVFQCLIIEGENSGEDALREADKFVISDEDFEQFLERHKDVPCLVPESNQKMRDSYLILDEYMRFLNCRNGRKEPSKSILDIGVEAAIKFSGFDEKMFLKRGGKYVWSKADMILDW